In Myxocyprinus asiaticus isolate MX2 ecotype Aquarium Trade chromosome 32, UBuf_Myxa_2, whole genome shotgun sequence, one genomic interval encodes:
- the LOC127423557 gene encoding uncharacterized protein LOC127423557, whose amino-acid sequence MSLISELLQSVYCLQWRSDLLPVTRRRVGPGRECARLVPNRANQPRRGIRPSWMRQLGRERATRSCHVCIKHYFDGSSGSRLLLAHFKPCYIGAEAREGGGMRCRGVLTTAVRPKEQPRPSAGERRSRCWPSGAIEPLPGVEGLATGRQNAEGHSIHQGSEDSLWSAWVGAAVVRQRVEEWSKTRSRKAGKAGFPGLRQRWEECDEEGRAGPQLG is encoded by the exons ATGTCGCTGATCAGTGAGCTTCTGCAGTCCGTCTATTGTCTGCAGTGGAGGAG TGATTTATtgcctgtgacgaggaggagggtggggccgggccgtgagtgcgcacggctggtccccaatcgggctaatcaaccgaggagagggataaggcctagctggatgcggcagttggggagagagagagccacacgcagctgccatgtgtgcattaaacattattttgatggttcgtccggttcccgcctcctccttgcccattttaaaccctgttacattggtgccgaagcccgggaaggaggagggatgcgctgtcgtggagtcctaaccactgccgtccgcccaaaggagcagccacggccatccgccggggaacggaggagtcgctgctggcCATCTGGAGCGatagagccgctgccaggggtggaggggctcgctaccggccgccagaacgcagaggggcattccatccaccaggggtcggaggactctcTCTGGTCCGCCTGGgtaggagcggctgtcgtccgccagagagtggaggagtggtcgaagaccag gtctagAAAGGCGGGGAAAGccgggttccccggcctgaggcaaagatgggaggagtgtgatgaggagggcagggccggcccccaattgggctaa
- the ddit4 gene encoding DNA damage-inducible transcript 4 protein, whose amino-acid sequence MQELLTSSFSSEDSSLPSTPTSDASSKRLSWSRLMQKLHNSQSLDSESDSHSSTDDSSDAGSISLPDSSESDLFFDPMEEALCKEVVQLIALNLTEAKDDVLHCSKLLIPEKLLEHIGQELMHLSISEPCGLRGALIDLCVEHGGSCEAAGQIAVDRYLVPTFQLTLVLRLDSKGIWPKIQGLFAGRLPASPVVRHALKLSTGFRVIKQKLYSSEELLIEEC is encoded by the exons ATGCAGGAACTGCTGACATCAAGCTTTTCCTCTGAGGACTCTAGTCTTCCATCCACACCAACATCTGACGCTTCATCCAAACGTTTGTCCTGGAGCAGATTGATGCAGAAACTCCACAACAGCCAAAGTCTGGACTCCGAATCGGATAGCCACAGTAGCACAGACGATTCTTCAGATGCAG GTTCAATATCCCTGCCTGATTCATCTGAATCTGACCTGTTTTTCGATCCCATGGAAGAAGCATTGTGTAAAGAAGTAGTACAGCTCATCGCACTTAACCTGACCGAAGCTAAAGACGACGTCTTGCACTGCTCCAAACTCCTCATACCCGAGAAACTTCTGGAGCACATCGGCCAAGAGCTGATGCATCTGTCCATCAGCGAGCCCTGTGGCCTGCGGGGGGCGCTCATCGACCTGTGCGTGGAGCATGGGGGCAGTTGTGAGGCTGCGGGACAGATTGCGGTTGACCGTTATCTGGTGCCCACCTTTCAGCTGACTCTGGTGCTACGGTTGGACTCCAAAGGGATCTGGCCGAAGATCCAGGGGCTTTTCGCAGGACGCTTGCCGGCGTCTCCGGTCGTTCGACATGCACTTAAACTGAGCACTGGATTTAGAGTTATTAAACAAAAACTGTACAGCTCAGAAGAGCTTCTGATAGAAGAATGCTGA